Within Kutzneria chonburiensis, the genomic segment GTTCATGCACGGCCCGCGCGTCTCGCCGGACGGCCGGCACCTGGCCTGGCTGGGCTGGGACCACCCGGCAATGCCCTGGGACGGCACGGAGTTGTGCGTCGCCACCGTGAACGAGAACGGCGTCGTCGGCTCGCACCGAGTGCTGGCCGGCGGCCCGAAGGAGGCTATCTGCCAGCTGTGGTGGACGGGTGACGACGCGCTGACCGTGCTGTCCGACCCTGACGGGTGGTGGAATCCGTACCGCGTCGGCCTCGACGGCACCCAGACTCCACTGTGGACCGGCGAGCAGGAGATGGGCGGCCCGCTGTGGCGGCCCGGCCTGAGCTGGGGTGCGCCGCTGGCCGACGGCCGGATCGGCCTGATCTCGGTGGCGTGGCGGGAACGCGACGGCCGCCAGATCAACGCCGCCGGCCTGGTCGTCCTCGACCCGGCCACCGGCGAGCTGACCCGGATCGACTCCCCGCACACGGCGTGGGCCGGCCTGGCCGCGTCCGGCACGACGTTCGCCGCGGTCGCCGCCGGCCCCGACGACCAGCCGACCGTGGTTCGGGTCGACGCCGACAGCGGGGAGATCACGCCACTGACGCCGCCGCGGTACACGCCGCTGCCGCCCGAGTGGCGGCCGCAGTCCTGGCACCGCCGGTTCCCGGCCGAGGACGGCAGCGACATCCACGCCGTCGTCTACCTGCCGCGCAACCCCGACTACGCCGCGCCAGAAGGCGAACTCCCGCCGCTGCTGGTGACCGTCCACGGTGGACCGACGGGGCGGGCGATCGACGCGCTCGACCCGGAGATCACGTTCTTCACCTCCCGCGGCATCGCGGTGGTGCAGGTCAACCACGGCGGCTCGGTCGGCCTCGGCCGGGCCTACCGGGAGCGCCTGCGCGGCCAGTGGGGCGTGATCGACGTGCAGGACTGCGTGATCGTCGCGACCACATTGGCCGACGAGGGCCTGGTCGACCGGGACCGGCTGGTGATCCGCGGCGGCTCGGCCGGCGGCTGGACCACCTGCCAGTCACTGACCACAGTGGACACCTACCGGTGCGGCACCTCGTACTACCCGGTGGTCGACCCGCTCGGCTGGGCCACCGGCGACACCCACGACCTGGAATCCCACTACCTGTACAGCATGCTCGGCCCGCTGCCCGAGGCCGAACCGCTCT encodes:
- a CDS encoding prolyl oligopeptidase family serine peptidase, giving the protein MTNTAPHGAWQSPLSAEDVARAGGEPRWLMEQWVTVVDDAVWWAELRPTEGGRSAVVRWTPDGGTEEMLPTGWNARNRLHEMGSRPFAVDADGERFVFTNWDDHRLYLKEPGSDPAPLTPLPEVPASLRYSDAIFHGDEVWCLREAITGPRGTDTWRELIAVPLDGSGDVRVLAHSHRFMHGPRVSPDGRHLAWLGWDHPAMPWDGTELCVATVNENGVVGSHRVLAGGPKEAICQLWWTGDDALTVLSDPDGWWNPYRVGLDGTQTPLWTGEQEMGGPLWRPGLSWGAPLADGRIGLISVAWRERDGRQINAAGLVVLDPATGELTRIDSPHTAWAGLAASGTTFAAVAAGPDDQPTVVRVDADSGEITPLTPPRYTPLPPEWRPQSWHRRFPAEDGSDIHAVVYLPRNPDYAAPEGELPPLLVTVHGGPTGRAIDALDPEITFFTSRGIAVVQVNHGGSVGLGRAYRERLRGQWGVIDVQDCVIVATTLADEGLVDRDRLVIRGGSAGGWTTCQSLTTVDTYRCGTSYYPVVDPLGWATGDTHDLESHYLYSMLGPLPEAEPLYHERSPIANAHRLTAPLLMLEEEDVICPPEPCERMMAAIKGRDILHAYLTFPGEQHVFRRSESVRRALESELSFYGQILGFDPVGVPRLELTT